atgtgatccagcaatgccactcctgggcatatatctagacaaaaatataattcgaaaagatgcatgcaccacTATGTTCACAGCaacgctatttacaatagctaagacatggaaacaacctaagtgtccatcgccagatgaatggacaaagaagatgtggtacatagagaaaatggaatactactcagtcacaaaaaaagaatgcaataatgccatttgcagcaacacggatggacctagggattatcatactaagtgaagtaagttagacagagaaagacaaatgccatatgatgttacttatatgcggaatctaaaatatgacacaaatgaacttttatgaaacagaaacagactcacagacataaagaacagacttgtggtttccaagggagaggggatgggagagggatggattgggaatttggagttagcaaatgcaaactcttatatataaaatggataaacaacaaggtcctactgtatagcacagggaactagattcaatatcctgtgataaaccataatggaaacaaatataaaaaagaatgtgtgtgtatatatatatgtatatatatgtatttcaattTAAAACACAGAGACACCCATCTCCtatcttccttctgctaaatggCAAAATGCTGCCTCCCAAGATAGCCAAGATAACTTGGACGCTATGACCCCAGCTGACCTGAAAACCGAACTACTGAAATTCGATCTCTATAAAAGAGAGATTTGCTTTCTTCTTACTTCCATACTCGTAAAGAGAAAAATTACCACTAGAATCAATAAGAAGGCTTTTCTGTTACGTCACTTTTCTAGAATCTCCACTACAAACCCGTCCAGCCACCTGAGGATTATGAGTTCTGTGGAGCAACATCTGCCTAGAACAGGCCCCTGATGCTTGTCGGCTTCCGCGGGGAAAGTCTGCGCCTGTGGTGATGCCCCTGGTTTAAGAACAAGTAGAGTCCGAAGGCTTGGAGGAGTCTCTCCCCCAGGGCACTCTGGAAAGGTGCTGAGGAACAAACCGACCAAGTTTATTTCATCAACATGAAAATACCCCCAAGGAAGTGAAGCACAAGATTCAGCTACACAAACATGGAAGCTACTGACCGCTTTGCCTCTTCTTACGGTAAACCAGACGGAAATAACATGAAACGCTGGAAATAACATCATGTTGCCCTCATGGTCACCGCCAGGATCGGGCCGTCCTGGGTCAGTCTGTGCCTCTTGCGTGGGCTGAGGGCATGTGTGCGGTTCTCTAACCCATGGAATCAGCATCAGTGGGGACCCACACATCAGAATACCTGTGGGCTGGGATTCAGCATTTTAAACAAACCCGGGGGTAGCTCTGATGTTCACTGAGGTCTGAGACCCACTAGTGTGGCTGACCCCAATGGAATAATCCCTTTGCACCGCAGCCAACTGCAATCTCGAGAGATTCAGGCAAGGAGGAGAAAAGCACGATGGTGTTTTTGCATGACGCCCATCGTAGCAAATAGAATTAAGTGACTTCagtgtacactttttttttttgctgcagaCTTTTCTCAGAAGGGAACAACTGATTATTCCTCCTAACCGTGTGGGTCTCTTCTTTGAGTTTTCATAACATCCGGAAAGTTCAGCTGTTACCTTGTTCATTTCCCCAGAGCACCATTGCCTTAGGACGTCGTGCAGAGGAGGGGTGGCGTGTTTTGGGCCAGCCTTGGTGCTTTGGTCTGCAGGTACATGAGTGTAGAATGTCCACACTCCAGGGCCCTGCCAAGTGATCACAACTGTGAGCTTGCCACGCTCATCTTCTACCAAAAGCCCAGATGAGGGAAATGGTACTAATGGAATCAGTTCAAGGGCCAGCAGCCCATCACTTCCTACACAGTTTGCATGTCATCTCTGGATTAAGTCAGACCTTCAGAGAACCATGGTTGTGGACCATTTGCCTTGGCTCTGAACGGCTTTCTGGAAATGCGCCTCGTCATAAGCGTCTCACCATCCCTTGAGGGAGGCCCTAATAAATTACCATTCAGAGCCTGCCGGCATGTGAGTATAGCATACTGACGATATCACCCCCTGAGTCACTCAGTGTCCCCTCCGCAAAGTCATGCACAGCAGCTCTCTGGGGTTCACTCATTTTATTGCTGGCCCAGAGAACTGTCTGGGTCCCAAGCCCATGGAGCACCTAGCCTGTCCGCAGACCCTCTCAGGCCCCCAGCACGGAGAGGGCAACGTGCGGCACGACGAGAATGCCACGGGGCATCACAAATGAGGGCAGGAACTGCAAGCTGCAAACCCTCTGATCTTCCTTCACGGCTCAAGTGAAAAGGAAACTAGAAAGTACCCAGAGGGACAGGGGTGGAATAAGGGCTCTCCCCTCTCTACCCAGCAGAGGGCAAAGCTAGCACCTTCTTCTTACCTGGGAGGAAACCAGGACCAAACGTGACTCCAGGTGACAGATGCCTCCAAACTCGATGGAGATGCGCATGGGACTCACGGGTCCTTTTCTCTTAAAGCCACGGGGAGGAGTGAGCCTCTCTTGCTTTGAGCTGACACTTCTGATAAAGGAAGGTGCCCCACACCGGTGGCCACTCAGGGGTTGCTTTGATTATGAAgtacacacccccacacacacacagcagcccaGCTCCGTGTAAAGACAGACAGAAGCTGTGACACATGTCAGTCTTCATCTAGAACTCTCTAGCACAggggctccccccaccccgggggcTGACACCCTGACACGGCACCCCGCTCCTAGGAACCTCAGCTCACAGCGGCGGCGAGAGGGCACGGGAGTGGTGGCTGTTTGGTGTCGTCACGGACTTCCAAACAAATGGATTTATAGACTTCCAAACCCTAGCCTGGCATTAAGGAGATCTGCTACTGTAGAGTATTTAAACTCAGAGACCAAAAGCACCTACATTAGCCACATTGCAGgcaacccagccaaaacccactAAACTGGTTTATGTCATCAGCGAACCACAGAGATGTACACACATAACCAGGGAAAGAAGCAGACTCAAGGCCAAGCAAAGGATCTGTAGTAGCACAGAACACGCTGTGAAAGCGACTCTCTCTCTGGATGCCCGGCTAGCGGGCCAGACCACAGCTTCGAGCAGGAATCTACTTCCTCGACCTTGGCAGATTTTACAGCTGCCCTTGGGAGGCCCCACCCGTCAGCGCAAACCCAGCTGATCTGGGGTTGGGAGAGATGCTCCTTAACTTTCCCCAAAGGCAGGTGGACTCGTTAAATAAGAGCACTGTTCTCCTTCTCGTAACAAAAGTCATCATAGCGAGTAGAGCTGTGTCTTGTGTGAAAGTCCATGCTTTCTATAACTTCAAGGTGTCGTGGCTGAATGACAACCCAGCAGTGGcagcagtaacaacaacaaacctCTCTCTCCTAACAGTCATTGGAACTGCAACTGTGATTTGAAAAGGTCTCCCATTCTTTGTCTCatcccttcaaaaaaaaaaaaccctttgaaAACTCTTATGAATACAAAATCCTCACTCTGAAAAAAGTAAATGTGCCTTTCCTAGACCCAGGCAGGCCAGCATTTCTTTAGCCTGCTAGAATACTCAGCATTTTGGTGGATTCTTAAATGCCTGCAGGGAAGGTTTTATTGCTTTCACAGCGTGCCCTTCTCCtgcaacagtgtgtgtgtgtatgtgtctgtctatgtgtatatgtatgtgcatgtatgcgtgtgcatgtgtgtatttgtgcatgtgtatatgtgtgtgtgcctctgtgtatctgtgcatgtgtatatgtgtgtatgcatgtgtgtgcatgtgtgtatctgtgcatgtgtatatgtgtgcgcCTGTATTtgtgcgtgtgtatatgtgtgtgtgcatatgtgtatctgtgcatgtgtatatgtgcatgtatttgtgcatgtgtatatgtgtgtatgcatgtgtgtaactgtgcatgtgtatgcatgtgtgtatctgtgcatgtgtatatgtgtgcgcctgtatttgtgcatgtgtatgtgtgtgcatgtatctgtgcatgtgtatatatgtgtgtgtgcatgtatttgtGCACGTGTATATGCGTTGCCTGTATTTGTGCACATGTATATGTGTTGCCTGTGTGTATTTGTGcacgtgtatatgtgtgtgtgtgcctgtgcataCTTGTGCACGTAtgcatgtgtgcgtgcacgtgctGGAGGGACTGGTTCTCAGTCTTCCTCAGCAGCAGACCTCCACCTGGACCACACGTGGACACAGCTGCTGCCCAGCACAAGTAAGCCCAGCACGAGGACACCTACTGCAAAGAGGTACAGGGTTTTGTCACAGTaatcctgaggctgctggaaagGTGGAATAAAATCTGGCAGGTAAACAGAAAAGACCCAGTAATTTCCCAGAAAGAaccagaggaaggggaagaggctgAGAAGGTGGATGTAATATTTGTGTGCGTTCTGCCTCTAGGGATATACATCGTCGTCACCATCATCAATCACCACGGCCTTGGACAGAAGCCGCCTCATCCTGGTGGAGTTGTACGGTAGGAGAGACATCTGGGCCGTGGTAGGGAGCCAGGGGTTGGAGGGCAGAGCAacaaaggagggggaggagaggggacagaaggtaggagagaaacagagaaagattcATTAGGAAAAGTGCACACACTGGAGTTGGAAATGCTGCCAAGGAGTGAAATTTCATTTGGAAGAATTAGAACTGGCGAGAATGAAGGCATCAATCCTTAGCGTCCTTGGTGGCATTCTATAGATGTGTGAATTGCTTTGGACATGGGATTCATTGACTGAAGTTCATCTCTGCGCCCAGAGTCTCCCTGTTGCTCTGGTTTGCTTCCTTAGCCTTGAGGTCAGTTCCTTGGCACCCCCTGGCTCCAGTGACCTGCTCTGCCTCCCTCCAGTGACCACCCCCTGGATCTGGTCATCATCTGGAAGTGCCCTCCTCCCCGATCCCAACTAAATGGTAGTTGTTTAAGCTGCCCCGTCTGTGGAATCTTGTtaaggcagcctgagctgactaatacagacaCGAAGTATTTTTAGGCGTATTGTTCTATGTAAAACAACCCTATGGAATGCACACCACTTTCCTCACTTTAGAAACAAAGGAATTGAGGACCAGTTGGGTGAACGAGTTGGCCAAGGTCACGTGGGTCAAAAGTGGAAGAGCCAGAGCATAACACCAGGTGTGTCTTCAGCCAAAGCTGGCAGGTGCCCTTCCCACCAAGCCCTCCTGTGTCTCTCAGACTCAGAAGTTCCACTGAATATCCTCAGGCCTCAGGCTCAGTATGTTAAAAACATAACTCAATCTTCCGTATTCATTTGGTGACATGTCCAAGCTAGAAACCAGGGATGCTCCCAGCTCCTCACCCGATATAACCAATCAACAGCGACCATGCTGGGTGTACCTCCAGTAGTTCTCTCCTACTAGAACGGAAGGGCAGGGTCCAGCTATTCTTGGTTCACTGCTGTACACCCAGCCCAGCACATGTGTGGGGTGTGGCCCATCAGAGAAGTCCTGTGCTTGACGTTCCAACAGTATGGGGCTGCTTCTCATCTCCATGCCCGGACTGTGTGCTCATGCTATCCTGGGacccctctgctccccagcctGACTCTTTCATAAACATCCAGACAggtatcacctcctccaggaaggatTCCAGTATCTCTCTTTACTGGGTTAGAAATCTTCTTTGTGCTTATCTGTATTCTCTGATTTTCTACACTGAAAAGTTATCACTTATGAAAGATAACGAAACCTAAGTGAAGTGATTAGGCCAGCATTTGGcctatatgatctcatttaatgcttATGCTAACCTAGGGGCTGTATATTATTATCCCTGGTTTgtggatgagaaaactaaggctcagagaagttaagtcacttcACCCAGGTCCACAGTGAGTAAAAGGATGAGATGGATGTCGGTCCACACCTCTGACCACCATCTACACCATACTACCCAGGTGCTTAAATCAAAGCTATTAAGTCacagggattttgtttgtttgtttgttttttgggttttttttaacatgtttattggagtataattgctttacaatggtgtgttagtttctgctttataacaaagtgaatcagttatacatatgttcccatatctcttccctcttgcgtctccctccctcccaccctccctatcccacccctctaggtggtcacaaagcacagagctgatctccctgcacaGGGGTTTTTTCCTAAACCGGGAAAGTGCTCCCAAATGGTCCAGTTTCCCAGGCTTTCTAGGAATAAGATTTGTAGCCTGGTTGGGAGGCAGAACATAAGAAAAAGGAAGTGAGGGCTTAAAGGGGTCCAGAGAGCCACTCACATAGAGCTGATGCatccagggagggcttcctggaagagggggtATATTCTGAGCCCCTGTGAGCAGGGAGAGGTGGGAATGTGAGTGGCATGGCAAAGATGAAGGGTGGTGGGTTTGGGAAACAGGAGAAAACCAGTTGGGAGGAGCAGGGCAGCCGAAGAGAAGGACTATGAGCTCGGGCAGGCGTGGGGTGCACAGGCGCTCAGCCATTTACCCTGTGGAAACCCAAGAGAAGCAACCTTTCCGCTTCAGTTCCCCCATCTGTAAGCTGGAGCTGACAGCGCAGCTCGGGGTTCAGTTACTCAGCACCATTTCCCTTCCTAGTAGGGTCCCATTCCCTGGGGGCTGGCCCCCACTGTCACGTGCATCTGGAGGGGGAATCCCAGGGCCTGTCCTCCCTGGAGGCACCTTCTCCACACCAGGGTCAGCCTGACACCCAAGGTCCAGGGACCTAGCCACCTTCCCAGGACTGGTTTGTGGGCACCTGATGCCAGGAGAGAGGAACTCTCTGGGGTTCATTTCACTTCACTGCTGGCCCAGAGCAACTGCCCGGGTCTCACAGCCCACGCTTCCTGGAGCCACCTGGTTCCTTCCTCTTTCACCAACCTTTGAAGTTGCGAGCTTTTTTAACAAATTACCTCTCAGGTTAGCCAGAGCTGATTTTTTGTTCCTTATATTCAAAAAATCCTTTCTGATACAAGGACCTGCCTCAAAGGGGCATTGTGAGAACTGAATACATTCAAAATGGGGGCCAGGCCCTTAGCAcggcacctggcacatagcaagtgctcatgGGGTGGTAGCGATTATTACTAAGAAGTGGGGTCCTGGAAGATGAAGTGGAGTGTTAGGTAGACAAACGGCCACTAAGTCAGtggttttgaaactttttttcaaCACGGTGCTCAGTAACAAACACACTTTATGTCCCAGCCTAGTAATCGGGTAAGCGTATGCCCTGGCTGGCTCAGAGAGGTGCCAGTTTATGCTGTTTTCCTGGCGTGACTATTATTAAAGCCCCCCTGTACTCGCAACAGTGTCCCAGTTGGGATGATAAGTTACATGGTCACCTTACCATACACACGTGTGCATGTATATCACACGATACTTATCAGGCactaatattttctattctattttttgtttgttttcacggtacgcgggcctctcactgctgcggcctctcccgttgcgaagcacaggctctggacgcgcaggctcagcggccatgcctcacgggcccagccgctccgcggcatgtgggatcttcccagaccggggcgcaaacccgtgtcccctgcatcagcaggtggactctcaaccactgcgccaccagggaagccctattctatttttttaaagtgatcacAACCTACTAAATTCATTTCAGGATCTTCTAATGGGTCATGATCGTCAGTTCTTAGGTGACCCTCGGAAATGTCCACCCACTTCTCTCCAATACAATGCAATACGGTGGTGCTGTCTGATGCATCTCAGAGATGTTGCAGTGTTCCGTGGGGGTTAAATAGAAAGCACTGGCCTCACTAGTAAACCTCTCTGTCCGGGGATTCTATAAGCCTGTTTGCTATTGCTCTCATGGTTGTGGACTCACTGTGTATTGCCTCGCTGTGATGAGCACAAAAATTTAATTTGGCTTCAAACAGTTCTAGATtgccaggaaaaaaatcaatgctgCTTATTAGGGCCCTGGtttgttcattaaaataaattaccTTTGGGTTCTGGGCTGGCTTTCATAAAGGGCTGGCTTTCATAAAGGAAAAGGTTGCTGTTATTAAGAGGAACAGACTCCATGGACGGTAGTATCTCTAAAGGTAAGTTCTACCTTGCTCTACCTGATCATGAGGTAGTCCAGCGAGACAGGGTGGGGCAGAGGTAACTACTGCTGAAAACTCTGCCCTTGTTTTGAGCACCGCTATGGCACTCAATCCATCAGAGCTTTCTTCTAACACTCTGGGGCCACATAGGCAGACCTGTCGATCTAAGAGCCGTTGAGTTTCCTTGGAGCTAAACAGAGCCGCAGGTAGATCCCATCAGGATGTTAAGAGAAAGGATCCTGTATTTATACATTCCAGAACATTGCCCACCAGACCGCTGCCAAAAGAGGAGGGTATTTGACAGTGAGGTGATCTCAGACACAAAAGGCTCCAAATGCTTGCTCCAAATCAGACATGTTTCCCAAGACAGAATAGAGCTGGTGGCTACCGACTGCATatgagaacagccatcttgaagaCATTCCTTTGACGTCTCAGATCAATATCATGACCAGTGCCACTGGGCAGCCTCTTTTGAAGGCCCCCAGCACCAGAAGGAAGCTGACAAAGAAATCAGACAATGGGTCCAAATGAAACTTTATATATGGCACTCgattctgtttgtgtgtgtgtgtgtttatgtgtgcgtgtgtgtgtgtgtgtgtgtgtgtgtttgtgtgtgtgttattgcTTCATTCTTATGAAACCATTTTGGAAAAACGGACACTCGTGTTTTCTAGCTTTTGATATAGAAAGCTTTGAGGTGGGATTGGATGGTTGGGAAGGGTCACTAATAAATGGAGGTAGGCCTAAGGTATTTTACACCTAAGGTACTTTTGGAAGGTGTGACATTTCTTTGGGCTTGGAATTTTGAAAACCTAACTGCAGACTATGCAGGACCTTTGATATTCTTTTTTCCAACACTTTTCCTGTTTCAACATATGTCAATACAACCCATGAGCAAATCAGCTCCCTAGACTGATATAAGCTTGTGAGTCACAGACGTCGCCCCCAAACATCGGAGTTTAACGTGTGATTGATGATTGCAGCTAACAAATTCCATGCTAGTCATTTGAGAACTAAGAGCTAtggttaaaaacagaaataagaactGCTAAAATCGAACACATTTTAACCAGATGTAAACTCTACTGCCCTATAcaggaaacttttttaaaaagaagcacagAGAAAGGCCACGATTATGCCTGAATTCAATGGTATAAGTAATCGGCAGTCGGTAACTTCTCTGGATCAATTGTAGTCAGACCAAAGCCACAACTTAGCACACTGAACTCGGGGAAGCAGGAGGGAAGCTCTGGGTGAAaattcctcatctggaaaaatcCAAGTCTCTGCGGCAGGTATCAGGATCCACCTGGCCCTGTCGTTTCAACAACCCTGCGCTTAGCGGAAGCTGTTCTGTTAGCAAACAATTAAAGGATGCATTCCACAGTGCCTTAAGTTAAATTTCAACAAGAACTACAAACAATTGATAAATAGACATTACCTTTAAGGCCCTGATGATCTCAACCAGTAGCAAGTATAGAGGAATGAGGGGGTGTATGGGACAGTCCTCCAAAAACTTCACTCCTGCAAAGCGGACAGAACAGAAAATTGAGTGAAATGCTTTCAAGAACACAATGCCGGTTAGGAAAATGAAGTAAATGTCTACAAAAGCCAAAACGTTAACGACACAAACTGAAGCTCGACCCCTGCGCAGGGAACCTGCTCAGTCTCCCGAGCCCCCCAATCTTCAGCTTGCTTACCGGACAGAACGGCAGCCCACCGGACATCGGAGCTGGGGGCAAAGGTCACTGCACCACTCTGGATATTAGCTGGCTACAGGTATGCCTTGCTTTTATGAAAACAGTGAACGACAACCCGTGTTTCCAACCAATGATTCATTTTACCGAAGGATCCAAAGAATCCCTTTAAAtatccaggctttttttttttttggccacaccgtgcagcatatggttagtcccccaaccagggattgaacctgtgccctctgcagtggaagcacggagtcttaactgctgcaccaccagggaagtccctatctagGCACTGTGCTTAAAACAAGATCCAATTTATGGGTCACGTCCCCAAAATGCATCCAGTGTGTAATATAAGGCTCCCATTTACCCTGCTTCCAGGGC
This region of Orcinus orca chromosome 18, mOrcOrc1.1, whole genome shotgun sequence genomic DNA includes:
- the TMEM272 gene encoding LOW QUALITY PROTEIN: transmembrane protein 272 (The sequence of the model RefSeq protein was modified relative to this genomic sequence to represent the inferred CDS: substituted 1 base at 1 genomic stop codon) — its product is MKRQKTLFKKQEESPVQGVKFLEDCPIHPLIPLYLLLVEIIRALKMSLLPYNSTRMRRLLSKAVVIDDGDDDVYPXRQNAHKYYIHLLSLFPFLWFFLGNYWVFSVYLPDFIPPFQQPQDYCDKTLYLFAVGVLVLGLLVLGSSCVHVWSRWRSAAEED